AGTGATCTTGGAGCTTTGAAAGTTCTGGAGGCGGGAAGGGGACTGACAGGAACGAGAAGAGGAATTTTGTAGCTGGGAAAGAAAGGAGCAGGTAAGAGGGGGAGAGACATAGAGCTGATAGTTGGAGGGAGAGGTGGAGTGTGGAGAGGGGAGTTTTTCACCAAAATAAGTACAGTTTTGGCGAAAGCAAGAAGAGGATCTTggtagagaggaagaggaaggaagaggaacaaagtCAGAATTAGAGTCCAAAGAGTAGAAGTAAGGTCTAGGAAAGTGGGTCTGCATGGTGGCGGGCAAAGGAAAGTGGGTCTGCGTGGTGGCGGGCAAAGGAAAGTGGGTCTGCGTGGTGGCGGGCAAAGGAaagtgggaagaagggagggtCTGATGGGGAGAAGGAGATGCTAAGTTGCGTGGAGGGGAGTCCACAAACTGTGAGAAGACATGAGGGAAACACGCTGGCGGTACTGCATTCTGTAGCAGCACCTGGTTCTTGTTTTGAGGCAACATTGCCTTGACTCCAAGAGGGAAATGGATGGGGTGGACAAGACCAGTGGTTAGAGACCTAACAGTCAGTATGGGGATCTCTGTGGCCAGCTGTGGCTGCTGGTCAAGACTGCTTTCTGTGCAGAGTGTGGCCGCAGCAGCCTCTTCTACCTGGCTGTGGTGTGCTCAGTCCAGAGCCTGCATCTAAGCTTGGCTTGTTGCTTTTCTTTCGCTGGGGGTGTATGGAAACAGAATGAGAGTTGTCCCTGGGGAACAGAGGGACAACCGCAACTGGGTGGAATCAGGATGAAGACACTCTAGGACCTGTGGAGAAAAAAGACAGAGGTCAAAATATCAGGATGATTGGCCCACTTCTGGATTCTGCTTCAGGTGCTCATTTCCAGTGGGAACTCAAGACCGTCGATGTGAGGTCTTTGGCTGTTGTTCAGCAGGTAGAttgtttgcctaacatgcatgaagcccttgGTGTGATCCCCAAGACCACATAAGAGTGGCATgctggcacaagcctgtaatcccagcaggggTATAAGGAGCTCGAGGCTGGCCTGGGTTCTaggagtctgtctcaaaacaacaaagactAGCAGCTTGTCACCTTTGAGGTCAGAAAATCTGGCAAGATGCTATAGAGAAAGTTAGGAAAGTGGAGATtctacccaagatataagatacaatttgcaaaatgcatgaaactcaagaagaatgaagaccaaagtgtggacactgtgccccttcttagaattgggaacaaaacacccatggaaggagttacagagacaaagtttggagctgagacgaaaggatggaccatctagagactgccatacccggggatccatcccataatcagcctccaaatgctgacaccattgcatacaccagcaagattttgctgaaaggaccctgatatagctgtctcttgtgaggctatgctggggcctggcaaacacagaagtggatgctcacagtcagttattggatggaacacagggcccccaatggaggagctagagaaagtacccaaggagctaaagggatctgcaaccctataggtggaacaacaatatgaactaaccagtacccccagagctcgtgtctctagctgcatatggagcagaagatggcctagtcggccatcattgggaagagaggccccttggtcttgcaaattttatatgcctcagtacaggggaacgccagggccaagaagtgggagtgggtgggtaggggagtaggggggagtgcttttgggatagcattggaaatgtaaatgaagaaaatacctaataaaaaaattataccaaaaaaagaaaaaaaagaaagtggagattctggctggaaagaggaaaggactGAGGGGAAATGGGCCACAGAGAGCAGGCAGGGCCAgatggggaaaggactgaagagtACTGTGCACTGCTTTACCAGCGTGCGTTCCTTCTGCTGATTGAAAGACACTTCATCAAATAGGGGTCCTGGAAGAGAGAGCAGTCACGAAACAGTCTATCCACCCTCCTCCCGCTTCACCCTCCGACCCCTAACCTGACTCTGACCTGATATTCCAGTCTGAGTGGTGGCCTCAGTCCTTTTTCTGGTTCACAGAGCTCTTCTGTGGTACAGGGTTTTGTCCTAATCCTGACACACAGATTTTGTAAGCATCCTGGTTTCCTGGTATGCTGGTTCCCCTGGCCTCTTGTCACCCTCAACACGGGAGTTCTTTTCCCTCAGCCTGGCCTTGTCTGAGAAGGATTATCAGAGTGGCAGCAACAGTAGGGCCAGCTGGTAAAAGGCTCCAAGAGACTGAGGCTTTGCGTAAGGGGCGGCGTTGCCGCCCCCAATGGGAGCTAAGGGGCTCGTTCCCTGaaagcagctctctctctctctggcatcaCAGAGGTCAGATAATGACATCATAgattctgccttctctttcccctcaATGTTCTGGGTGTTTCTCAGGGGCCTGCAAAGACAGGGTTGATAAAATTTGTCAGGTAGAATTATTTGATGCACACCCACAAACCAAGCTCTGCCTTGTCTGCTCTTAAAATCTACAGCTCTCATCACTCTCCAGGAGGCAGGGCTGAACCTTCCAACTTCCTCATTGGCTTGCTGTCTGAGTGAAGTAGCTGTGTTCCATACACTTTTGTCTTTGAAATATCTCTATCTATTTtgatagctatttttaaaaagattttgtttatttagatgTATGTCGTGTGTTTGCATGTGCCCTTGAAGCCCTGAAGAGGGTTggatccctagagctggagttttacacagttgtgagttgcctgatacgggtgctgggatctgaataCCAGACCTCacaaacagcaagtgctcttacctactgagcctcTTTTCAGCCctttagctattttctttttttttttttttttattaaacggtttatttgattattttatgtgtattggtgtttcaCCTGTAGGAATATATGAGGGtgtttcttagggtttctattgctgagaccACCAGGACCAAAAACcaagttggggatgaaagggCAATGAACCCtcacacttccagatcatagtccgtCACTGagagaactcagggcaggaactaaagGGGGGTTGGAAGGaggggctgatgcagaagccatgaagggatgctgcttactggcttgcttcatatggctttctcagtctgctttcttatagaacccaggaccaccagcccagggctggcaccacAAACCATGGGCTGGGCCTCCCCCATcaatctctaattgagaaaatgccttacagttagataccatggaggcatttcctcaactgaggctcctttctctctggtgactcttgcttttgtcaagttgacacacaaaaccagccagtacagagcatcagatcccttggaacttgggtcacagacagttgtgagccaccgtgtgggctCAGGGCATTGAGTCCTCTGGATGATGCTGGCCAATGCTCTTAGTCACTGCACCATCTCTACAGAAATAGCTATTTTCTTAACactgtgtggtgtctgtgttcacatgtgtgagtATACATGTGGAAGCTAGAGATTGCTGTCAGATGTCTTTCTGAGTCACTTCTCCACTTTACTGAGAGGGCCTTGGGCACTCAGTCGTGTATCATAGCACCTCTAGCTCTTCTCCATattaatgaggtatctagatagccttagccttcagccaatggcCTTCTTGGATATTCTCACATCCTTCCCCCAAAAGATAtataatccctggttcaccctgaaaAAAGGCGTGCCTCTGCATCCACTCCCAATAAAGCAATATGaacaagcacaaaaaaaaaaaaaaaaaaaaaaaaagactgagactTATTCCAGGCCCTCTTTAAAAATCTGATACACTCCTCAAGACAGCGAAGGCATTCACATCAATATGGCCTTCTatggcagcacagaccacagacatctgtGTGGTCTTTAGTGGTAATATGGGTCGCAAAGAGAAcccttaaaaattgtgataaggatgttgaagtgtagctctccacaactgGCTTCTGGTGGGGATGTGGATGGGGAAGGACTCAGACTCAGTTGTCTTTAATGGGGGCTGTCAcagagagtttgaccatgctccagggCAAcccaacacaaactggacttggctcttggttctctctctctctctctctctctctctctctctctctctctctctctctctctNNNNNNNNNNNNNNNNNNNNNNNNNNNNNNNNNNNNNNNNNNNNNNNNNNNNNNNNNNNNNNNNNNNNNNNNNNNNNNNNNNNNNNNNNNNNNNNNNNNNNCCAAAGGTGACAGGGGTAGACCTGGGAGACCTGAGAAGTGAGTGTGCTCAGGGTTCAtaatgtgaaattctcaaacaatcaatataaacatgagaaaaaaaaatgtcatgaaagAATGACATTGGACACTTTTGTCAGACCTCCTGAAGTATACCGGGAAACCCACAGACATGGTCTTTCAAATGATTCTGGATGTAAAGAACTGGCCTGAGCCCTGCTGTGGAGTAGGGATGGAGAAACAACAGCCATCCAGATCTGGCCAGGCATGTGCTTCACAAGGATCCTTTCCTTGCGCCTGGCCCCCAAGCTCTGTGGTCCCAGTTGGGTGGCTTTGCTATGTTTGAGAATGACTCTACCTGTGCTCACCCCATGCATCAGGCATAGAACGGGCATATTGTCTCGGAAGTGTCCAGCCTCTTGGCATCACAACACAACATGAATGTGCTAGGCCACATTTGAAGCTATCCTGGGACACAGGTGGTCCAAAGGCCACATGTTGGATACATGCAGAAAGCTATTCCCCTCCCAGACTCTAGTACCAGGGTTCCCACTAGCATGTCAACTCTTGTCTCTCTAAGTTAGATGCTCAGGACTTTGTACACTTAAAGAGGTCCCCAGACCATCAAGATCAAGGTCCTCAAATCAAAAGAGCAAAAGAGTCATCCCCACCTTGACAAGAGGCCCTGGTGGTTAACAGACTTACTCTGACATAGAAGAACACTCAGGTTATCGCTAAAGAGATGGGAAATTATTGGTTTACCAGCAAGATAAACTACAGATGTGTCAATGTTCTGCAGCCAAGCCAGGGCAATCCCCCAAATTCCTCAAGAGTGGCAAGGCAGAGTGTTCCTGTGAGAACTGTACTTACAAGGCCACAATTTACCAAGTGTACCATAAAAGTGTCCAGTTGATAGGAGGAGCACTCCTGGGCTGGCAACTGCAGTAAAGCAAGGCCATGAGAACTCACTGCTG
This genomic window from Mus caroli chromosome 12, CAROLI_EIJ_v1.1, whole genome shotgun sequence contains:
- the LOC110307061 gene encoding proline-rich protein 30-like isoform X2, translating into MLPQNKNQVLLQNAVPPACFPHVFSQFVDSPPRNLASPSPHQTLPSSHFPLPATTQTHFPLPATTQTHFPLPATMQTHFPRPYFYSLDSNSDFVPLPSSSSLPRSSSCFRQNCTYFGEKLPSPHSTSPSNYQLYVSPPLTCSFLSQLQNSSSRSCQSPSRLQNFQSSKITSPGPSSPSGGIQSKKQAGQRPQSRSTRSSKRGRGCVPSKVNPAEFKDPGALTQVLVDHVGRSRIARDLQIQLLQRLWLGTPGPAPVVEYPICLVCLQLRTPSCPTSKYKTIPRLLAFPKLLPCAQCQEPGPLRIGIGFGLRLTRGQAKALNLLPPKNQRK
- the LOC110307061 gene encoding proline-rich protein 30-like isoform X1, producing the protein MLPQNKNQVLLQNAVPPACFPHVFSQFVDSPPRNLASPSPHQTLPSSHFPLPATTQTHFPLPATMQTHFPRPYFYSLDSNSDFVPLPSSSSLPRSSSCFRQNCTYFGEKLPSPHSTSPSNYQLYVSPPLTCSFLSQLQNSSSRSCQSPSRLQNFQSSKITSPGPSSPSGGIQSKKQAGQRPQSRSTRSSKRGRGCVPSKVNPAEFKDPGALTQVLVDHVGRSRIARDLQIQLLQRLWLGTPGPAPVVEYPICLVCLQLRTPSCPTSKYKTIPRLLAFPKLLPCAQCQEPGPLRIGIGFGLRLTRGQAKALNLLPPKNQRK